The Pseudomonas nunensis genome includes the window GCGCGGCCCAACGTAAATCAATACAAAACATTACTTTACGGATAGCCGAGCCAGAAAGAATGGATAACAAAAAAAAACTGGACGCCCTGACCTCCCTCAGGTTTTTTGCTGCTGCGCTCATCGTAGCTTTCCACACAGGCGCTATTCTTGGCATCGGTGATATCTCAAAAGTCATACCTGCTTCACAAGCAGTGTCATTCTTCTTTGTACTAAGTGGTTATATTTTAGCCTACGCTTATCCCGACTTATCCAAACCGGGAAGTGTTCGCAAGTTCTATGTTGCGCGGGTGGCCAGGGTATGGCCCCTGCATATAGCAACCATATTTATATGGATTTTTCTGATCTACAAACTGAACCCGGCACCCCTGCTTTGGGAACATGGTATTTACCGAACGATTGCAACTGTATTCATGGTGCAATCCTGGGTTCCAATAGAAATCTGGGCCACTTCGATCAACGGGGTTTCCTGGAGCATATCAACTGAAATTTTCTTCTATCTATTATTTCCTCTCATTGCCAAACGCTTCACAAGCAGATGGAAGCAAATACTGGCAGTTGAACTAATTATTATTTCCGCAATATTGCTGATCAGTAATTTATTCCCGAACAAAAATCCCTACGGCATCAGTGCAAGCGGATTAATGTACTTCTTTCCGCCAACACGACTGCTCGAGTTCACGGTTGGAATAGGCCTGTTCCACCTGACGCAAAGTTTTAAAATATCAGATAACGCACTGAGCAAATCACAATGGACCGTAGTGGAAGTCTCTGCTCTATTGTTGACCTACGTAACCATGATGGCGACCAAAAGTCATGCCATAGGTAACTTATTTGGCCAAAGCGTTTCCTACTACGTGAGCACTGCAGGCTCATTCCCGGCGTTCGCCGTACTGATTGGCATTTTTTCGTTCGGCAAGGGCCACATCTCGAGCATCCTCAAAACGAGGCCGCTGGTATTTCTCGGCGAGTTAAGCTTTGCGCTGTACCTGGTCCACTACGCCGTAGTTGTATATTTCAAGCAATACACCAATCCACTGTCCTACGACTGGACCTCTTACTGCTTGATCTGGGCAATATCGATCTCGGGAGCATGGATTCTTTCAAGCACCGTAGAAGGCCCGTTCAGAAAAATCTTAATCAATGTGTTGGCTGACTCGCCGGTAATGGCAAAGAAGAGAAAAGCCTTTGTCTACAGGACCTTTCAAGCCGCACTGGCTGCGTCCGTCATTGGTTTCGGATTCTACGCCACGCCAAAAGTCCTGGACTACGCCTACCCTCCAGTTGCGATATTCTCTACACCAGCAAACCTGGACGTGGCGAAGTATAGCAACGGAGTTTCCATTACACGCTTTGAGATCCTTGTGCGAAGAGATAAGTCTTTGTACGCAAAAATACAGTTCAAGGCCATCGAAGCTGGCGAGCTCAACTCTACCGTAGCCATCCATCTCAACGACAAAGATGGAAAGATCCTGTTCAACGTAGGGGCTATTGTCTTGAACAGTCAATTCACTACAGCCGATCGCCTTCAAGCGGAAGCCTCGATAGAGCTTTCGCCAAACCAGTATTTCTCCACGTCCTCCATCGGTATCGCCGTATTTAACGACCCACAAGTGCTCTTCTCCGTGGAGTCACCTAACTACGATTGGGGTCGTACGAGAGCGATAATTTTTGCTCAGCCTAAGGCCCAACCGCAGTCTGAGGTGATCGTCGAACCACTTTCATCTGACGCCGCCGTTGTTGGACCTAAACAGATCGACGGCAACAGTTAAAGACCAACGGTCCAGTATCGTTTGAACATTGGTGCCCAGAGCCCCGTGGCCTGACGTCTAGGCGAGAGCCAAATGAGTTTTGCCCCGGATCCAGCCTTCAGCCATGTGTACAGGCCTCTGTGCACCGATGTTATCGTCCGAAAATGACGCCCCTATAATTCCGCTTTTTTCGGCAACTGCTGCGACATGGCGGACAGGTTCCAACCAAGGGAATCCGTGCTCGCGGCCGCAGCAGGTTTTCTATAGATCGTTGGAATTATCGACAACACTTCTATATATTACCGCCATACTCGAATTTGGCTTGCGCAACCGCCAACCTTTCTAGAGATGCAGTCAGTGAAGCCACTCAAAGAAAAAAATATTGATATACAAATATTACGCGCAATAGCAATTATCGCTGTGATAATTCAGCACATCAATGGCCGACTGCCAACTCCGCAGAGCTACAGCGAACTATTTAAATATGCTCTTTTCTGGACGGGCGTTGATATATTTTTCGCAATATCTGGATATCTCATCTGCAAGACTTTTTACAGAGACATTGAGATATCACCAACTAAATATGAAGCCATCTCTTCCTTTTGGAGAAGACGGGTATCGAGACTATTTCCCGCAGTTTTGGCCTGGGTATCAATATCCGTATTTATCTCTTTGTTTACAACCAGCTATCCCAATAGCGACTCGCTACTCATCGCAAAAAGCGCCATAACGGGGCTACTTGGATTTTCAAATATATACTGGGCCTCCTGCGTCCAGTTTTCTCTGCAATGTGGCAGCGCAGATTACAATGCGGTAACTTGGTCATTATCTCTCGAGTGGCAACTGTACGCCCTGTCAACGATATTAATCGCCCTACTCGGATTCAAGCGTGGCATCCTTATCCTTGCTATAACGGCGTTAGTATTCTCTATATTACCAGCTCCCAGCTTTTCATTCCCCTGGGTGCTACGACCACAGGCTTTTGCAATTGGAGCAATAATTTACATAGCCACTAAAAATTCTGGAGTGTCAGTAAGCGCTCCAATCAGCATATCGATGCTATTGGTCGGCCTGCTGATTTGCTTTCTGGCACCGCTTCATATCCCCCAACCTTATTTGATTCCCACCATTTCTCTAGGAGCGGGGATATGCTTATTTTCTTCGCTTAGCGGACGAGCGTTGGCGGCTTTACTTCCAAGCAAATTATTAACCTGGATAGGAGAGCGCTCATATTCAATATACTTATGCCACCTGCCACTCATCCTGTTTACCAGAGAGATCTCTATTCGATTAAATTTTAACGAGCCAACCTATTTGAATTTCTCAATATCACTGGCAATCGCTGTTTTTTTAATTGCAGTAATGTCTGATCTTTCATACAGGTTCATCGAGATTCCCTTCCAAAACAAGCTATTGAAGTCCACGGACAAGAAATCCAACGACCTCATTCAAAGCTAATTTTCGAACGCCGCCTGCCTGTTTGTGGCATGCGCGGCGCGGCACCGGCGTGCCTGCCAACTACTGATTGTGTGTGTACGGCCAAGTTTCCGCCGATATAGCCCACGATCTGCACACCCCGACCAACAACTTGCTTGGCGAAACCCGAGTCGCCCTCCCGCAAAACCGCGGCGTTGAAGCCTACCAACAGCTCATCGCCCCTTCCCAACACTGAAGAACTCGAAGCATCGCTCGCAAGCTCGACGACATGCTATTCCTGGACCGAATCGACGCGGCCGACGAAATCGAGCGGATGGCAGATTGCTTGTGTTTTGAGTTGTTCTTCCCGGGCCGGGTGTTGGGATGATTGGACTCACGGAGCGATTTGAGTGACAAACCGCAACATTACTGGCCAGCAGCCATCTATCTCCCTATCATGCCGCCCACTGGCCCTTGCGTAAGGGGTCAGAGGACAATCATTCAAAAGGGAATAGACGTGAAAGAGTTCGTAATTGGCGTAAACAACGTAGTTCTGTATGTCGCG containing:
- a CDS encoding acyltransferase family protein gives rise to the protein MKPLKEKNIDIQILRAIAIIAVIIQHINGRLPTPQSYSELFKYALFWTGVDIFFAISGYLICKTFYRDIEISPTKYEAISSFWRRRVSRLFPAVLAWVSISVFISLFTTSYPNSDSLLIAKSAITGLLGFSNIYWASCVQFSLQCGSADYNAVTWSLSLEWQLYALSTILIALLGFKRGILILAITALVFSILPAPSFSFPWVLRPQAFAIGAIIYIATKNSGVSVSAPISISMLLVGLLICFLAPLHIPQPYLIPTISLGAGICLFSSLSGRALAALLPSKLLTWIGERSYSIYLCHLPLILFTREISIRLNFNEPTYLNFSISLAIAVFLIAVMSDLSYRFIEIPFQNKLLKSTDKKSNDLIQS
- a CDS encoding acyltransferase family protein, which codes for MDNKKKLDALTSLRFFAAALIVAFHTGAILGIGDISKVIPASQAVSFFFVLSGYILAYAYPDLSKPGSVRKFYVARVARVWPLHIATIFIWIFLIYKLNPAPLLWEHGIYRTIATVFMVQSWVPIEIWATSINGVSWSISTEIFFYLLFPLIAKRFTSRWKQILAVELIIISAILLISNLFPNKNPYGISASGLMYFFPPTRLLEFTVGIGLFHLTQSFKISDNALSKSQWTVVEVSALLLTYVTMMATKSHAIGNLFGQSVSYYVSTAGSFPAFAVLIGIFSFGKGHISSILKTRPLVFLGELSFALYLVHYAVVVYFKQYTNPLSYDWTSYCLIWAISISGAWILSSTVEGPFRKILINVLADSPVMAKKRKAFVYRTFQAALAASVIGFGFYATPKVLDYAYPPVAIFSTPANLDVAKYSNGVSITRFEILVRRDKSLYAKIQFKAIEAGELNSTVAIHLNDKDGKILFNVGAIVLNSQFTTADRLQAEASIELSPNQYFSTSSIGIAVFNDPQVLFSVESPNYDWGRTRAIIFAQPKAQPQSEVIVEPLSSDAAVVGPKQIDGNS